The genomic segment CCCTATATGTCACTGGACATGCTTCCTCACCAGCGCAGTAGAGATGTAACAGGCTTGACTCCAACAATAAGCTTCACCTTCAGATGCCTtgtctgtgtacgtgtgtgtgtgtgtgtgtgtgtgtgtgtgtgtgtgtgtgtgtgtgtgtgtgtgtgtgtgtgtgtgtgtgtgtgtgctgtacatGTGTATCCACACGTGTTGTGTGTCAATATATGTGCATAGATAGTCATGAATAATGAAGATGACAGGACGGACCGAGCCTCTTACCTGACGGCAGCTGCTCCATCTCAGGATCCATCTCGTTACTCTTTTGGCTACTTTGATCCAACCAGCTCGCGCAGATGACAAGAAATGCCAGTTTTAACAAATCATTCAGCACAGCGCAAGGGAATGACTCCAGTTTGAATAATGTGGCGGTTCATCGAAgaattttgaataaaataagcGTTAATAATGGTGGAGCTGGAATGTTGTGGACATTTATTGTTCATTCATCAAACACAGTACATGAAGGGGGGTATCTCGATGCCGCTGGTGCAGCGATATAACTCCGATTTGCTAATAAAGCAATGACGGCTAATGCTCgtgtgacaaacaaaactggaaGACAGGAcgtgaaagagaaaacacacacacacacacacactcacacacacacacacacacacacacacgattccCTGCTCCCAGCAGTGCAGTTTATGAGAGCCCCTTAATGCCAACGTGCTCGCGTTATGGAAGACGCAATGGCAGCTAGTTAGCGCTCGTGGGCCTGCAGTCATGTGCATGACACACTGACAGGGAAGGATGCAGTCACCGATGTGGCGcgtttgtgcatgcatgtgccAATCCAGCGCTTGGCTATATCTGATTGTTCCAGCCGAGTGCACTCACATGCCATATGTTTACAGGCTGACAcgtggccagcagggggcatcTCAGCGGAGCACGTTGGGTCTTGTCGCAATCCATGGTTATCTTGTCTCGAGAGCACAGTTAGCTCTGAATGCTATCTTGAATTGCCAGAGAAGGTAAACAATGGCGTGTACAACTGACAAGAGCAGGGTGGATACTTACAGTGTTTAAGTTACGGGGGCTGAAATCaagtttgttttgacttttcctCCTGATAAAGTCGGCAGGACGATTGCAATGCAACGGACGAGCCACTTGTCACCCGCGACATGCACGCCCTTGTTTGGATGTCGAGCTTGTGAGAGAAGGATAAAGTTTTCCATTGTGTACATAcgtatttcattttaatggagTAATCTTATATACATCCCACATTCTAAGACTTCTCTGCGTACGTGGGTTTGAGCACATTTATCATTTTGGAAACGTGCTCAAGACCCATTTTGATCATCGCATAGTCAAAATAAACCCACGGAAACGTAACATTTTGGTGACCCATGTCGTAATCCtttcttatttatgttttttgtgtttgttcctctCTGTAGAGTGGATCCAGACTTTGTCACCACCCCGATTGTGCCGTTGAATTTGGACAGGAGGTTTTCACCCAAACCAtggacaggaacaggaagtgggtGCCGGGCTTCGGGCCTGCGCTATTGATACTCTTGAGTCACGTGACCTCAGCGCTCGAAGTGCCTCTGGATCGTAAGTGCTGTCCTCATCAGTGTCACATTTtatcatcaaataaaaagagaatCATAATTCTGTCCTAAAtcctttcatattttttggGAAACAATGAAGAAGTAGCTGCAGATTGAGCTGCAGTTTACTGGATCTCTTGTGTTTCAGCTTTGCATGTTTCAGCATGGAAtcaagttttcagttttcagtcaagAAATGCAATACAGTCTCTGGAAAAACTGTTATCTTTTTTATCACACATCCTGTGTGATATTTCGATGTTTTCATCTACTTTTCTTGCATAGTTTGCACCTGCCAGATTAAACTGAAGCTAAAGAGGCATTCACAAGAAGGGGGGGGCGACTCCTCGGCAGGCTCATACGATGCTTTAAAAGTACCTGAACCTGCAGCTCTTTCACGTGAACCTGTGCTTTACTCCTTGCAAAAACTAACACCTTTCCTCAATATTCTATCACTGTGGTGCGGTGTGTGACGCTGGACAAAAAAGCTAAAGTACTGGAAGGATGTAAGTTGCCGCGAACACTGCTGTGACTTctagagtttttgttttgtttgttttgcttttaaaccCCTTATTTTAATATGATTTTGTGTGGATTCTAGAAATGTTAGACGTGCATGCGGTTATATcaacactgtcagtgtgtgtagtGACTTGCTTGTTTTGGAGTGGTTGATTGTTAGTCCACTTCCTTGGTAAGTTGTTATCGGATCAGATGGCTTGTCGTGGCTTTTGTTTGCGGCTCCGTGCAGTGTTACACTCGACTGTCGAGTCTGACTGAACGCTTGCTGCATGTTGCCTGCACATCCTCGATTCTATAACCCCCTCCACGTGTCCATGGTTGCATGTCATTGTACGCCTCTGAACTATGCTTTTAATTCATGTGTCTCCAGTGCCCCAACCCCCCACCATAACGCAACAGTCCCCGAAGGATTACATCTTTGATCCGCGGGAGAACATCGTCATCCACTGTGAGGCCAAGGGGAAGCCTCATCCCAGGTGAGATGATCGCTCCtcccacagtttttttttttccgttcatttttttatgcttttctgGTTTCTGGGGGCAACTTAACCTGGAGCCGTGAGGATATATGAATCGCCGTAGCAACCGTTGTCATGAAGACCACTTGTGAAACACACCTGGCAGAGCGAATTAGACACAGttgtttttcccagcagccGCTGAATCAAACTTCCTGCCACGAAATCAATGATTAGAGTCGCTCTGCATGAACGGACCACAATGCATCTTGATGACTAGAACAAACACTAGAAAAtagagtgatgatgatgatgatgtatttcTTGTCGGTCCTAGTTTTTCCTGGACAAGAAATGGGACCCACTTCGATGTAGAGAAAGACTCCAAAGTCCTGATGAAACCCGGCTCAGGGACTCTGGTCATTGACATCAGCGGGGAGAAGGCCGAGGCTTATGAGGGGACATACCAGTGTACGGCCCACAATGAGCACGGCACGGCTGTATCCAACAGGATTGTCATCAGACAGTCCAGTAAGACTATAGTCAATAACTTCATTTCTATTGGTTTATGTAATTTAACAGATTCTTCAAGGTTCTGCTTCCACAAAATGCTCAATCTCATCGCTTTTACTGAAAGAAATGAATGTGATCAATACCATCATGAAGCTATGGGAAGCCTGCAGTACCTTTGTTTGATGTTATGTGACTCGCAGGGTCCCCCTTGTGGTCGAAGGAGAGAAACGAGGCCATCGTGGTGCAGATGGGGGTCTCCCTGGTGCTGCAGTGCCGGCCCCCTGCAGGGCTGCCCCCTCCTGTCATCTTCTGGATGGATAACAGTGAGCCAtttgcatgtacacacacacctgcacacgtGTTTCAAGGACATGAGAATTTCACAACCAATACAACAACGGCagacaaacaaaggaaaagaaaactgatggAAAATAGGCCCTACTGACCCTAAATCAAATAAGCGTCTCGCTCATCAACATTTCtaactctttcttttcctcttcttcagaTTTCCAGAAGCTACCGCTGGATCAACGAGTGTCCCAGGCTCTGAACGGAGACTTGTACTTCTCGAATGTCCTCCCAGAAGACAGCAGGTCGGACTACATCTGCTACGCTCGcttccctcacacacaaaccatccAGCAGAAGCAGCCGATCTCAGTGACCGTGCTGGACAGTAAGTCGACACGTTGACACTTCGGCTAAGGATATCTCTTtcacaaaaaatgaatgtaaaagaaatgttttttaatgacattttaccATGAATTTGGTCTATACTCAGTCAATTCTaatacagcaaacaatgacTTTAATTTTTAGGTGAAAATTAAAGATGAtttatgtaagaactggcctTTTAAATTCATACTCTCAACAGTTGGGGGGGAAGCATATCACCAGTATTTATTGTTATCTCTCTTAGTTAGCCATCCAGCTCCTTGGGCTATTCAGGTAAGGTTGGTGTTTACACCTTAGGACAAATGGGAGGCCCaatgctagctggttagcatgctaactcctgTAGATATTTCTATAGCAGTCTTTGACATAACCTCaagatttcttcacattctgccgatagttttaatttatttttgaatgtcttAAAATCAAATTTCTTACACGTTGCCCCTTAAAGGTCAGATATTTGGTCATGTAGCATCatttaatcttattttcttAGGCTGTGTTAGCCTTAGATGGATTTTTGTGCTGTACTTAATGTTTTCTACCTCCTCCTCGCTTTTTGGAAGGCCTCTAGCTTTAATTAATGTGCAAATAGCGATGGCAATGATTTAACTGTTGTGTTATACCCATGTTTTGTGATACATTTTCACAAGCAAATGCATTGTGAAGTattgcatttcctgtttcctgtcctaGTCCTGCATGCTTATCACTTTCTGTTGTATTTCAGTGGAAACAATGAATGAGACTGTGGCTGCTTTATACAATATCTCTGATTTCTATAGCGGTGAGTGCTGCTGGTTTATTCCCATTCAGCCCCCATCAGTGTGAACCCAGCCCTGTTTTTCACACCCTGGCCTAACCATACCCGACATACACCTTTAACGCAACCTCAGTCCCCTCCTTTGTGACTACATTAACAAACTCGCCCTCAGGTTTCTCCCATTTTTATCCGGTTTTGTGAGGCACATCCTTATGCAAGTTAAAGTTTTAAGGATAGAGTCGGACAAACCCTAACAACGACCTGCCTGTCATGCAGGATGCAATGCTTATTACACAGCAAAAATGTCCATGATTGCCTCCGTGTGCAGGTAACATCAAATACCTAAGACGGTTTGCGCAACCTTCAGAGCATGCATCacaataaatgttagctaactgcATCTCCCCTGgagtgacaaacacacacacaaattatgacTGATCTCATGATAGGCTCAATCAGGCACACCCTCAATGTTTATCCAAGATGGCGGCACACAGTATGAAGCGTTCTACACCACATTATTCTAACGTGGCGCTGCCCCTTTTCCAACTTTAGAAGTAAGGAAGGATCACTCGTTATCTATTTCCTGACCTTTTTCAGCAAAGTGACCTTAAAGATGTCTAGATCCTTCCATTAGGAACTTCAGAGGGATGTGTGTGAGATCGGTGGTCGCTATCTACCAAGAACCTCCGCGTGTTGTCATAGCAACAAACTGACGGCTACCCCTCTCCGGGAGCTTCCTCGCGCTCTCCGATTCTGAgatacaagagaaaaaaaaaacgtttacTACATTGTGTTGGGTCATCACTCACTTGTTTACTATCCCCTCTATACACGTTGACAAATCACTTCATGACTCTTCATTTGATAGTCCAGGTTTCCACCACCAATTTCCTTCACGAGAATATGAACGGCCCTCGTAGCTCGTGGTTTCACCCCAGCCCCTCTGGTGTTCACAGTGTGGCAAGAGGAGCCTTCGAATCTAATTTGTCAGGCTCTGATTTGGTTGATGTGTTCTCATGCGTTCAGACAGCCCAGAGGGGGAGCACCGCCCCCGCTTCATGATGCCTCTGGGCACCAGCAGCACCAAGATGGTTCTGAGAGGGGAGACTCTGGAGCTGGAATGCATTGCTGCGGGCTTGTAAGTAGACATCTTGATGCAACTTGGACATGGCAGAAATAAGCTTTCTTGTATTATACAGCAATGTTCTTTGAAAGAGACTGTCACAATAAGTGTTTGGACTCCGATCCagcctgtggccctttgctgcatgtcaatctccctctctctcatccagtTTCCCGTCTTATCTCAGCTGACCTGTCCTATGAAAAAGGCccaaaatgataataattaaaaataataatagtaagaaccaaaaacaaccagaaaaacatgttgtgtctgTGACAGGCCCACTCCAGATATCTCCTGGcagaaggatggaggagagcTGCCGGGCGGCAGGACGACCTTTCAGAACTTCCAGAAAACGCTCAAGATTTCTGACGTGAGTGAAGCCGACGCCGGGAACTACCGCTGCACGGCCACAAACAAGCTGGGCACTGCGGACCACATCATCAAGGTCATTGTCAAAGGTATGCAGATTAATCCAGTTATATTTTTGTTTCGCTTTTGGTGGCACCCCGCGGAGCGATGTTAGTGCTCTTAGGTAGCGTTGGAATTGGAAAGTACTTTGATTTAAATTTCACAGCAAGAACTCATGTAAAGATACTCATCTTGGTTTCTTATACTGATGTGTTGGGATTCAACAAAgcttgcaaaaacaaaaatcatgcaCCAAAAGCTGCTGGAGCTTCAGTCATACTGTAGGTGTTGATTCACAGTGAGATGGGCAGTACTGGCAGCACCTATAATCACAGGGAGTGATTCGATCCAATGTTGCTATGAGGATGATATCGagtcaacacatttaaaatcttaCATTTACAGAGATGCAACTGTTTCTGTGTGCCTGTATCAGGTTGCTAAAGTAGGTAAACTCAGATGAATGTGAGATAAATGTCATgactctgtctttgtttctttctgtttttctcgtCCACAGCGGCTCCTTTCTGGGTCAGCGCTCCCAGGAACCTGATCCTCGCCCCCAATGAGACCGGCATCCTGACCTGTCGAGTCAGCGGAGAGCCCAAACCGAAGATCACCTGGTTCGTCAATGGAGTCCGCATAGAGAGTGAGTAAAGTGACACCACGAGTCCAAAACAGAAAAGTACTATATATCACACAAACTAACATCCAAAGCGACCGACGGCAACAGAGAGTATGAATCAGTGCGCAGAGCTGTAGTGGGAATTCAACTCCCAAATCCCAGCAGTGTGGTGAAGAAACCTCCCGTCTCTCGTCTTGCAATAGATGCGCCCGAGGACCACACTCGGAAGGTGGATGACGACACTGTGATTCTCAGCAATGTGCAGTCAGGGTCCAGCGCCGTCTACCAGTGCAACGCCTCCAATGAATTTGGTTACCTGATGGCCAACGCCTTCGTCAACGTTCTCGGTGAGTTAAGATCTTTGGATATGCAGGCGAGAGGGGAAGATGCAGCGAGCGCTGATTTGGATTGTACTTCTTTCCGTAGCTGAGGCGCCAAGAGTGCTCACTCCACCCAACAGGGTGTACCAGGTCATCGCCAACAACCCCGCGTTACTTCACTGTGCCTCCTTTGGATCACCCATACCAACCATCACATGGTAATGCTGTTAtttgaaacactgaaggaaaatttcaatttgtatttttaagtctttttGCGTGATACGCACCAttaaagactgaaaaaacatcacatcatcacatcatttgTCGTTTCCGTGCAGGTTCAAAGACAGTCAGACCAGCATTAAGAGCGGCGACCCTTATGTGATCCACGAGAACGGTACATTGGAGATCCACGTCGCCCAGCCGCTGAACAGTGGAAAGTACACCTGCATTGCCACCAACAACTTGGGGATCAAGGAGAACCACGTGTacctggaggtcaaaggtcagacatGGATCGTGCCACAATTCAGAAGAACGAGACTGGACAAGGGGTTCAACTCTTAAACAGTTTAAAGACTATAATACGAACTCTCTTTGTCATTCCGTCTTCCAGAGCCCACCCGCATCCTCAAGCAGCCAGAGTACAAGGTGGTCCAGAGAGGCATGAGCGCCTCGTTTGAGTGTAAAGTCAAACACGACCCGTCCCTCATCCCCACCATGACCTGGCTCAAAGACAATGGAGAGCTACCCGACGATGAGAGGTGCAAACCGCTTGTTAGCCACGGCACGTAAAAACAACTGCGGTGTCACAAAAGAGAAATGCATCATCCACCTCTGATTCTCTGTCGTCAGGTTCCTGGTGGACACCGACAGTCTGACCATCAAAGACGTGACGGATGGAGATGAGGGCACCTACACCTGCGTCATGAACACCACACTGGACCAGGACTCGGCCAGCGCCATGCTGACTGTAGTCGGTGCGTTTTCGAGGGTCTTTGCACCTTTTTAGGAAATCTGAATTTTAGCAAACATAGAACTGACAATGGTTTActtttaaataataacaatggTGGGTATTTGTTCTTATCTGATCCAGGTTAACATTACATCAgtcttttttcctgcttttctgGCATTTCTACTCTCCGTCACTAACGTCTGATCTCTTCTTGTACTTTACTCTTGCTTCTCGCTGTCTCAGAGGCTACTCCTACTCCGGCTATTGTCTACGGTAAACAATGTCCACAGATCAGGATCTTTTGTAgcttttagtttattttattttgattgctCTTATTGCTCTCTTCATTTCATATTGTACCGcttgttattattcatttagtttgatgctgatgttttatttcattgtgaaGTTCCCACACTTGTGTTGTAAGATGTTTCACTGCACCAAATAACGTCAATGGGGTTGTTTCTTTACCTTCgattgaatattttattttattgttttatgttttggactcaaattcttatatattgcaccttttatgcagtgatgtggttttttttcacttaaacTCTATGTTAGTTTACATGTCTCCATGTAAACTAACATAGAAAGAAAACTTTAACCTCATTTGCAAAAGAATTGTTTCCACTGAAAAGCGTGTAGAAAGAGAAGCGAAGGCTTGCTTGTAATCAGTAGCAGTGGGTGCGTTTTCACTTCTTTCCTTCCGGGCTCCTCGCTGTGTTCGCAGAGAAACCCGACCCACCGACTGACCTGGAACTGACTGACCAGACGGAGAGGAGCGTTCGGCTGTCCTGGATCCCCGGAGACGAACACAACAGCCCCACACAGAGTAtgaaatgttgctgctgcttaGTTCTTGTTTATTGACCTACACCGGACTTTCCCCACCAGcaaatgtgaaattaaacaCTACAGTCAGTCACCGGTGACACAAACGCATTTGCCAAGTCAGCGTCATCTGTTGTGCGGGAAGTTCTGACACAGTTAAAGTTTCTGGGAGGGGGGAAGTTTGTAATAAACGAGACAGCAACTCGATAGTTGTCCTTATCGGCAAGAAAGGTTTGTCTTTCCTGTCCTGAGTGTTTTTTAACTCGTCTCCAGAGTTTCTGATCCAATACGAGGATCTGCTCCACGAGCCAGGAGTTTGGGTCAACCTGACGGAGGTTGCCGGCACCAGCACCACAGCACAGTTACACCTCTCTCCGTACGTGTACTACTCCTTCAGAGTCAAGGCTCTGAACAACGTCGGCCTCAGCGAGCCTAGCCAGTCCTCAAGCCAGTACAGGACAACCCCTGCAGGTGATGAACACTGCCActcttgagaagaaaaaaaaaacggcattGCGTAAAATATCACTGAATGAACCGTCTCTTTTTGGTTTTCGTAGCTCCCGATGACAATCCATCGGATGTGCGGGGAGAAGGAACAGAGCCTGGAAACTTAGTCATCTCCTGGACAGTAAGCTTTGTTATTTTGCGGGCttggaaaacatttcacagcagcCGAGGATTTAAAAGGTGTCATTTTtccacaaataacaacaaattatTCTGTTTAGCCGCTGACAGGGTTTCAGTCCAATGGGCCCGGTCTGGAGTACAAAGTACACTGGAGACAGAAGGACGTGGACGAGGACTGGTCCTCGAAGACTGTGGCCAACGCTTCCCAGTTCGTCGTGTCCGGAACGCCAACCTACGTGCCCTTTGAGATCAAGGTTCAATCTCTGAACGATTATGGCAACGGCCCAGAAGCTGATGTAGTGACTGGATACTCTGGAGAAGACTGTGAGTCGACGAAATGTTAACGTACTTGTTACTTTGCCAGTGGTCTTTTGTGGCTTGAGGCTTAAATAACTGCCCTCTCGTTGCTCTGCAGTGCCTTTGTCTGCCCCTGATAGTGTCCAGATCATGGTTCACAACAGCACTCTTGCAGAAGTCCACTGGGAGCCTGTGTCTCTACCTTCAGTCAGAGGAAAACTGCAGGGATACAAGGTATGGTTACCTCTCAACTCTTTACCATGCCTTAAACAACACACAATTGAGCAACAGGAAAATAAAGAGTCTCTATTTGAGCCACCGACACGAGATAACACTTTTATTCCGCTTAACCGGAAACCATGAGGAAAAACGGAAGTGCGGTGCACCGATGTAAGAGTCAACCCCTCGTGTCTGTCCCTCAAGGTGTACTACCGTCGAGAGCGTGGCCTGCACGAGACAGCAGGGGGagctgagcagcaggagcacGTTCTGACGTTCAGCGGGAATCGTAGCGAGGGCCGTCTGCCAGGCCTCGAGCCTTACAGCATCTACAACGTCTCCATCAGGGTCCTGAATAACAAGGGAGAAGGGCCCCCTAGCCCCAGCAAGAGATTTGAGACACCCGAGGGAGGTGTGTATTGCCAGGAGCCTCGTGcataaagacatttttagatttCTCTCATCTTGAGTTATCTTGCATGTCATGTTTCTGCCAGGCCATTTTGGACGTTTTGGGAAAGTGTGTTATGAAGCagttatttctttacattccaAAGTAATTGCAAAGGGTTTCATAGGTCGTAATCTCTAAATAGAAGCTGCAATCTTTAGGAATAGGACAAGATTTTGGTATTGGTAATGTtgtggtttcctttttttttattattcaagtagtttctcattttttgtttgaatgcaGGTAAACAGTCTGAGAGCAGAGCAACCAATGAGTGATTTTATAGTGTGTTCAGCCCTGAGCAGCATGAACAGGTCCTGTACAACATTCAGACCCTGACTGTggctgtgcttttgttttttagtccCAGGGCCTCCTTCTTTTCTGAATGTCGTAAAGCCTGGTTTGGACTCGCTCACTCTGGAATGGGGCCCACCAGTGAAAAACAATGGACGCCTCGCTGGATACATACTGACATATCAACCAGGTAAGGCCTAACAGCTTCCTGAAGCGCTGCCCGTTCTGTTCTACACAGTGTCATGCTGTGTTTCTACAAAGGATTGTTGTTCAGTTTAAAACTTTCAATTTCTTGAACTCCATTCACCTCTTCTCTGCATCCCTGCAGTCAACAAAACCTATGAACTGGGGCCAGTTAAGGTCATGAACCTCCCAGCCAATGAGACCACCTTTACCCTGGACAGCCTGAACTCCAGCATGCTCTACAAGTTTTACTTAAGTGCAAAGACAATCAAGGGCCCAGGCCCCACCGTCACACGGGAGGCCTTCACAGTCATGGACACAAGTGAGTTACTTAGTCGTTTGGCTTCATGAGCAGCAAATTACATGCACAGTTGGaggaaaaggtcaaagtctTTTATCATTTAAGCGACCAAAGTAAGGAGCAGGAGGGTCGGAATCACAGGCATGTACACCACATCTTAtgctccctctgtctctttctcttttcttctctctgaagTTCGCTCTCAGCCCACTGTAGAGACGGGCAAAGGTAACCCGAGTTTACCACTGGAAGCTCCTGCATGTTATTCCTTACGATCTGACATTAGAAACAGAAATAGTAAAGTGTAGCATAGATGCTCTCTTTAGTCGAATTAGCCACCGCTGCATGTCTGCAGGTCAGCATGTCCGTGCGAGCAGATAGGGTCTGGTAGTGACAAGACTTCCATGGCATCCGCAAGCAGCCACGCTTGCGTCCTCTCCTGAGGGGAGTAGGTTGCGCTCAATGCCACGTAGTTTAAAACGTAGACGTGCCTGCGGTCTAGACTTCCTGTGTTTGCTATTTTTCTTCAAATGAACGTGTTTTCATTTGAGAGCTTGCGCATGATGCTTGTGAAACTTTCAGCCCAGCACTAACACATTTAAACACCCGATGACGCCTAAAAGCTGGATTGCGCATGTGATTAACTCGATGATATGCATGCTGGAGTGCTGTGATTCAGAGTTGGAGGATTTCCGTGTGATCTGAATGCTGAAAAAAAGGCGCCGAGCTTCAGTCTGAATCTCAGGGCCGAGAGGTGTCGCAGCATGTTCTCACTCAGCACGTCGGTAGCAACTCTCCTCTGTAgagccgaggctctgcagtttgttttttgctgtacGCTGTCAACTGTGGTGCGTTTGTGTGTTGTCTCACTCTTTTCCGTGTTCTTTCAGGCCCCACAGAGCCCCCTCACCCAACCTCCCCCGTCACTCAGTCTCCGCCTCCCCCGTTTCACAAGGGTACAAGCGCACTCCCCGTGTCCCCTGTCTGCCTCCCCCAGATACCTACACTTACCCTCTGCTCTGCCAAAAATGGTCCATCTCAGCTAGAAAGTCTAGCAATTTAAATCTATGTTATATTAATGGCTTTAATTTGTATTTCATTATGGTTTCACAAGTTCAGTAAAGTCTTACTTGTAACTGGCActtgtttgacttgttttaaGAGTCGTCACTGAGATGGCCATTTTTAGCAGCTACATGTATAGTAATTAACCTGTTTCTTTGTTGTGGCAGCATCTGACACTATTCTTGAAGGTTTtctgacataaaacaaaaa from the Acanthopagrus latus isolate v.2019 chromosome 14, fAcaLat1.1, whole genome shotgun sequence genome contains:
- the nrcama gene encoding neuronal cell adhesion molecule a isoform X5 gives rise to the protein MDRNRKWVPGFGPALLILLSHVTSALEVPLDPKVLEGLPQPPTITQQSPKDYIFDPRENIVIHCEAKGKPHPSFSWTRNGTHFDVEKDSKVLMKPGSGTLVIDISGEKAEAYEGTYQCTAHNEHGTAVSNRIVIRQSRSPLWSKERNEAIVVQMGVSLVLQCRPPAGLPPPVIFWMDNNFQKLPLDQRVSQALNGDLYFSNVLPEDSRSDYICYARFPHTQTIQQKQPISVTVLDNSPEGEHRPRFMMPLGTSSTKMVLRGETLELECIAAGLPTPDISWQKDGGELPGGRTTFQNFQKTLKISDVSEADAGNYRCTATNKLGTADHIIKVIVKAAPFWVSAPRNLILAPNETGILTCRVSGEPKPKITWFVNGVRIENAPEDHTRKVDDDTVILSNVQSGSSAVYQCNASNEFGYLMANAFVNVLAEAPRVLTPPNRVYQVIANNPALLHCASFGSPIPTITWFKDSQTSIKSGDPYVIHENGTLEIHVAQPLNSGKYTCIATNNLGIKENHVYLEVKEPTRILKQPEYKVVQRGMSASFECKVKHDPSLIPTMTWLKDNGELPDDERFLVDTDSLTIKDVTDGDEGTYTCVMNTTLDQDSASAMLTVVEATPTPAIVYEKPDPPTDLELTDQTERSVRLSWIPGDEHNSPTQKFLIQYEDLLHEPGVWVNLTEVAGTSTTAQLHLSPYVYYSFRVKALNNVGLSEPSQSSSQYRTTPAAPDDNPSDVRGEGTEPGNLVISWTPLTGFQSNGPGLEYKVHWRQKDVDEDWSSKTVANASQFVVSGTPTYVPFEIKVQSLNDYGNGPEADVVTGYSGEDLPLSAPDSVQIMVHNSTLAEVHWEPVSLPSVRGKLQGYKVYYRRERGLHETAGGAEQQEHVLTFSGNRSEGRLPGLEPYSIYNVSIRVLNNKGEGPPSPSKRFETPEGVPGPPSFLNVVKPGLDSLTLEWGPPVKNNGRLAGYILTYQPVNKTYELGPVKVMNLPANETTFTLDSLNSSMLYKFYLSAKTIKGPGPTVTREAFTVMDTIRSQPTVETGKVPPVGPAFGTVNTSVSEEGAVISWDYFGHHKNVYVEYMVENSKDDWKKELVNGSHWHMIKGLKPGSSYRVRVVARDPADPTVHSTDEVLVAVPAVPSRQVDIATQGWFIGLMCAIALLILVLLIVCFIKRNKGGKYPVKEKEDAHQDPEIQPMKEDDGTFGEYSDTEDHKPLKGSRTPSNGTVRRDESDDSLVDYGEGGDGQFNEDGSFIGQYSGKKEKDTHEGNESSEAPSPVNAMNSFV
- the nrcama gene encoding neuronal cell adhesion molecule a isoform X1, translating into MDRNRKWVPGFGPALLILLSHVTSALEVPLDPKVLEGLPQPPTITQQSPKDYIFDPRENIVIHCEAKGKPHPSFSWTRNGTHFDVEKDSKVLMKPGSGTLVIDISGEKAEAYEGTYQCTAHNEHGTAVSNRIVIRQSRSPLWSKERNEAIVVQMGVSLVLQCRPPAGLPPPVIFWMDNNFQKLPLDQRVSQALNGDLYFSNVLPEDSRSDYICYARFPHTQTIQQKQPISVTVLDNSPEGEHRPRFMMPLGTSSTKMVLRGETLELECIAAGLPTPDISWQKDGGELPGGRTTFQNFQKTLKISDVSEADAGNYRCTATNKLGTADHIIKVIVKAAPFWVSAPRNLILAPNETGILTCRVSGEPKPKITWFVNGVRIENAPEDHTRKVDDDTVILSNVQSGSSAVYQCNASNEFGYLMANAFVNVLAEAPRVLTPPNRVYQVIANNPALLHCASFGSPIPTITWFKDSQTSIKSGDPYVIHENGTLEIHVAQPLNSGKYTCIATNNLGIKENHVYLEVKEPTRILKQPEYKVVQRGMSASFECKVKHDPSLIPTMTWLKDNGELPDDERFLVDTDSLTIKDVTDGDEGTYTCVMNTTLDQDSASAMLTVVEATPTPAIVYEKPDPPTDLELTDQTERSVRLSWIPGDEHNSPTQKFLIQYEDLLHEPGVWVNLTEVAGTSTTAQLHLSPYVYYSFRVKALNNVGLSEPSQSSSQYRTTPAAPDDNPSDVRGEGTEPGNLVISWTPLTGFQSNGPGLEYKVHWRQKDVDEDWSSKTVANASQFVVSGTPTYVPFEIKVQSLNDYGNGPEADVVTGYSGEDLPLSAPDSVQIMVHNSTLAEVHWEPVSLPSVRGKLQGYKVYYRRERGLHETAGGAEQQEHVLTFSGNRSEGRLPGLEPYSIYNVSIRVLNNKGEGPPSPSKRFETPEGVPGPPSFLNVVKPGLDSLTLEWGPPVKNNGRLAGYILTYQPVNKTYELGPVKVMNLPANETTFTLDSLNSSMLYKFYLSAKTIKGPGPTVTREAFTVMDTIRSQPTVETGKGPTEPPHPTSPVTQSPPPPFHKVPPVGPAFGTVNTSVSEEGAVISWDYFGHHKNVYVEYMVENSKDDWKKELVNGSHWHMIKGLKPGSSYRVRVVARDPADPTVHSTDEVLVAVPAVPSRQVDIATQGWFIGLMCAIALLILVLLIVCFIKRNKGGKYPVKEKEDAHQDPEIQPMKEDDGTFGEYSDTEDHKPLKGSRTPSNGTVRRDESDDSLVDYGEGGDGQFNEDGSFIGQYSGKKEKDTHEGNESSEAPSPVNAMNSFV